In one window of Pseudomonas sp. IAC-BECa141 DNA:
- a CDS encoding substrate-binding periplasmic protein has product MDLHRRLGCSWLLGLALLPGLSVAAGKCERLVVTGSPDAPPYLWQDPQNPKQLIGASADLLQQVAKDLGIKVELLYAGKRSQALDEVRSGRMDMLADAPMTFNELENFDYIHPPLLENDYLVWTRKGSTLVYTEAIDLHGHTGGLSEKSRMTPAFGTFAEQQLTLSRTANLTQAFQKLLLGEVEYVLAGRYSGMAAAQALGMANDLLAFEQPIDRPGLFLAVSHNSACNDPWLRGQLAKKMTELPASGLTEAALQRNIERWKAQQQQPPQAPVSAPKQ; this is encoded by the coding sequence ATGGATCTGCATCGTCGGTTGGGCTGTTCGTGGTTGCTGGGGCTGGCATTGTTGCCGGGCCTGTCGGTGGCGGCGGGCAAGTGCGAGCGGCTCGTCGTGACCGGCAGCCCGGATGCACCGCCGTACCTCTGGCAGGATCCGCAGAATCCCAAACAACTGATCGGTGCCAGTGCCGACCTGTTGCAACAGGTGGCCAAGGATCTGGGCATCAAAGTCGAACTGCTGTATGCCGGCAAGCGTTCCCAGGCCCTCGACGAAGTGCGCAGCGGGCGCATGGACATGCTGGCCGACGCGCCGATGACCTTCAATGAGCTGGAAAATTTCGACTACATTCACCCGCCGTTGCTGGAAAACGATTACCTGGTATGGACGCGTAAAGGCTCGACGCTGGTTTACACCGAAGCCATTGATCTGCACGGGCATACCGGCGGCTTGTCGGAAAAGTCTCGAATGACTCCGGCATTCGGCACTTTCGCCGAGCAGCAATTGACCCTGAGCCGTACGGCAAACCTGACCCAGGCGTTTCAGAAACTTCTGCTGGGCGAGGTGGAATATGTACTGGCCGGTCGCTATTCGGGCATGGCGGCCGCGCAGGCACTGGGTATGGCCAATGATCTGCTGGCCTTTGAACAACCTATCGATCGGCCTGGTCTGTTCCTGGCGGTTTCGCACAACTCGGCCTGCAACGATCCGTGGTTGCGCGGACAGCTGGCCAAAAAGATGACAGAATTGCCCGCATCCGGCCTGACGGAAGCCGCGCTGCAACGCAACATCGAGCGCTGGAAGGCGCAGCAGCAACAGCCACCGCAAGCACCTGTCAGCGCCCCAAAACAGTAG
- a CDS encoding electron transfer flavoprotein subunit alpha/FixB family protein yields MTILVIAEHDNKVLAPATLNTVAAAAKIGGDIHVLVAGQGAGAVAEAAAKIAGVSKVLNADNAAYAHQLPENVAPLVAELGAGYSHILAAATSNGKNILPRVAAQLDVDQISEIISVESADTFQRPIYAGNAIATVQSTAAIKVITVRATGFDPVAAEGGSATVEAVAAAHNAGTSSFVSEELAKSDRPELTAAKIVVSGGRGMQNGDNFKHLYALADKLGAAVGASRAAVDAGFVPNDMQVGQTGKIVAPQLYIAVGISGAIQHLAGMKDSKVIVAINKDEEAPIFQVADYGLVADLFEAVPELEKLV; encoded by the coding sequence ATGACTATCTTGGTAATCGCCGAACACGACAACAAGGTGCTGGCCCCGGCCACTCTGAATACCGTTGCTGCCGCTGCCAAAATCGGTGGCGACATCCACGTTCTGGTTGCAGGCCAGGGCGCTGGCGCCGTGGCTGAAGCCGCTGCGAAAATCGCTGGCGTGAGCAAAGTCCTGAACGCTGACAATGCTGCCTACGCGCATCAGTTGCCGGAAAACGTCGCTCCGCTGGTAGCAGAGCTGGGCGCTGGCTACAGCCACATCCTGGCTGCTGCCACTTCCAACGGTAAAAACATCCTGCCGCGCGTTGCTGCACAGCTGGACGTTGACCAGATCTCCGAGATCATCTCGGTAGAAAGCGCTGACACCTTCCAGCGCCCGATCTACGCCGGTAACGCCATCGCTACCGTGCAATCGACCGCTGCGATCAAAGTGATCACCGTGCGTGCCACCGGTTTCGACCCGGTTGCCGCTGAAGGCGGTTCGGCTACTGTTGAAGCGGTTGCTGCTGCTCACAATGCCGGCACTTCCAGCTTTGTCAGCGAGGAACTGGCCAAGTCCGATCGTCCTGAGCTGACCGCTGCCAAGATCGTCGTTTCCGGCGGCCGCGGCATGCAGAACGGCGACAACTTCAAGCACCTGTACGCTCTGGCCGACAAGCTGGGCGCTGCCGTGGGTGCTTCCCGCGCCGCGGTCGACGCAGGTTTTGTACCGAACGACATGCAGGTCGGTCAGACCGGCAAGATCGTTGCGCCACAGTTGTACATCGCCGTCGGTATCTCCGGCGCGATCCAGCACCTGGCCGGCATGAAAGACTCCAAAGTGATCGTTGCGATCAACAAGGACGAAGAAGCACCGATCTTCCAGGTGGCCGATTACGGCCTGGTGGCGGATCTGTTCGAAGCCGTACCTGAGCTGGAGAAGCTGGTCTAA
- a CDS encoding electron transfer flavoprotein subunit beta/FixA family protein, which produces MKVLVAVKRVVDYNVKVRVKADNSGVDLANVKMSMNPFCEIAVEEAVRLKEKGVATEIVVVSIGPSTAQEQLRTALALGADRAILVESAEDLTSLAVAKLLKAVVDKEQPQLVILGKQAIDSDNNQTGQMLAALSGYGQGTFASKVEVSGDTVAVTREIDGGAQTVSLKLPAIVTTDLRLNEPRYASLPNIMKAKKKPLETLTPDALGVSTASTNKTLKVEAPAARSAGIKVKSVAELVEKLKNEAKVI; this is translated from the coding sequence ATGAAGGTTCTTGTAGCTGTCAAACGCGTTGTGGATTACAACGTCAAGGTTCGCGTCAAGGCGGACAATTCCGGCGTAGACCTCGCCAACGTCAAGATGTCGATGAACCCGTTCTGCGAAATCGCAGTGGAAGAAGCCGTACGCCTGAAAGAAAAAGGCGTTGCGACTGAAATCGTCGTCGTCTCCATCGGTCCGTCCACTGCTCAGGAACAGCTGCGTACCGCACTGGCTCTGGGTGCCGACCGCGCCATCCTCGTCGAATCCGCTGAAGACCTGACTTCCCTGGCCGTGGCCAAACTGCTCAAGGCCGTGGTCGACAAGGAACAGCCTCAGCTGGTGATCCTGGGCAAACAGGCCATCGACAGCGACAACAATCAGACCGGCCAGATGCTCGCTGCACTGAGCGGCTATGGTCAGGGCACTTTCGCCTCTAAAGTCGAAGTTTCCGGTGACACCGTCGCCGTGACCCGCGAAATCGACGGCGGCGCGCAGACCGTTTCCCTGAAACTGCCAGCGATCGTCACCACCGACCTGCGTTTGAACGAGCCGCGTTATGCGTCCCTGCCAAACATCATGAAAGCCAAGAAGAAGCCTCTCGAGACGCTGACTCCGGACGCTTTGGGCGTTTCCACCGCCTCCACCAACAAGACCCTGAAAGTCGAAGCGCCGGCTGCACGCAGCGCGGGCATCAAGGTCAAGTCGGTGGCTGAACTGGTCGAGAAACTGAAAAACGAAGCGAAGGTAATCTAA
- a CDS encoding electron transfer flavoprotein-ubiquinone oxidoreductase — protein MEREHMEFDVVIVGAGPAGLSAACRLKQKAAEAGKEISVCVVEKGSEVGAHILSGAVFEPRALNELFPDWKELGAPLNTPVTRDDIFVLKNAESAQKIPDFFVPKTMHNEGNYIISLGNLCRWLAQQAENLGVEIYPGFAAQEALIDENGIVRGIITGDLGVDREGHPKEGLYTPGMELRGKYTLFAEGCRGHIGKQLIKRYNLDSDADAQHYGIGLKEIWEIDPAKHQPGLVVHTAGWPMDIMGTENTGGSFLYHLENNQVVVGLIVDLSYSNTYLSPFDEFQRLKHHPVLKQYLEGGKRISYGARAICKGGLNSLPKMVFKGGALIGCDLGTLNFAKIKGSHTAMKSGMLAAESVADALFAEKDGTEELTTYVDAFKKSWLYEELFASRNFGPAIHKFGAIVGGGFNWLDQNIFGGKLPFTLHDTKPDYACLKLAADCKKIDYPKPDGKISFDKLSSVFISGTNHEEEQPCHLKLTDPSIPLSKNLPLYDEPAQRYCPAGVYEVITKEDGEKRFQINAQNCVHCKTCDIKDPSQNITWVTPEGAGGPTYPNM, from the coding sequence GTGGAACGCGAACACATGGAATTCGACGTGGTCATCGTCGGTGCCGGCCCCGCTGGCCTGTCCGCCGCCTGCCGTCTGAAGCAGAAGGCCGCCGAAGCCGGTAAGGAAATCAGCGTCTGCGTGGTCGAAAAAGGCTCGGAAGTCGGCGCGCACATCCTGTCCGGCGCCGTATTCGAACCACGGGCCCTGAACGAACTGTTCCCGGACTGGAAAGAACTCGGCGCTCCGCTGAACACGCCAGTCACCCGCGATGACATCTTCGTGCTGAAAAACGCCGAAAGCGCGCAGAAAATTCCTGACTTCTTTGTGCCCAAGACCATGCACAACGAAGGCAACTACATTATTTCCCTCGGCAACCTTTGCCGCTGGCTCGCTCAGCAGGCCGAAAACCTGGGCGTGGAAATCTACCCGGGCTTCGCCGCTCAGGAAGCGCTGATCGATGAAAACGGCATCGTGCGCGGGATCATCACCGGTGACCTCGGCGTCGACCGCGAAGGTCATCCGAAAGAAGGCCTGTACACCCCGGGCATGGAACTGCGTGGCAAATACACGCTGTTCGCCGAAGGCTGCCGTGGCCACATCGGCAAGCAACTGATCAAGCGCTACAACCTCGACAGCGACGCCGACGCCCAGCACTACGGCATCGGCCTGAAAGAAATCTGGGAAATCGACCCGGCCAAACATCAGCCAGGCCTGGTCGTACATACCGCCGGTTGGCCGATGGACATCATGGGCACCGAGAACACCGGCGGTTCCTTCCTCTATCACCTGGAAAACAACCAGGTGGTGGTCGGTCTGATCGTCGATCTTTCCTACAGCAACACCTACCTGTCGCCGTTCGACGAGTTCCAGCGCCTCAAGCATCACCCGGTACTGAAGCAATATCTGGAAGGCGGCAAGCGCATCAGCTATGGCGCACGTGCGATCTGCAAGGGCGGCCTGAACTCGCTGCCGAAAATGGTGTTCAAGGGCGGCGCATTGATCGGTTGCGACCTCGGCACCCTGAACTTCGCCAAGATCAAGGGCAGCCACACCGCGATGAAGTCCGGCATGCTCGCCGCTGAATCCGTGGCCGACGCGTTGTTCGCTGAAAAGGACGGCACCGAAGAGCTGACCACTTACGTCGACGCGTTCAAGAAGAGCTGGCTCTACGAAGAACTGTTCGCCAGCCGCAACTTCGGCCCGGCGATCCACAAGTTCGGCGCCATCGTCGGCGGCGGTTTCAACTGGCTGGACCAGAACATCTTCGGCGGCAAACTGCCGTTCACCCTGCACGACACCAAGCCGGACTACGCCTGCCTCAAGCTCGCGGCCGACTGCAAGAAGATCGACTACCCGAAACCCGACGGCAAGATCAGCTTCGACAAGCTGAGCTCGGTGTTCATCTCCGGTACCAACCATGAAGAAGAACAACCGTGCCACCTGAAGCTCACCGACCCGAGCATCCCGCTGAGCAAGAATCTGCCGCTGTACGACGAACCGGCGCAGCGCTACTGCCCGGCCGGCGTTTATGAAGTGATCACCAAGGAAGACGGCGAGAAGCGCTTCCAGATCAACGCCCAGAACTGCGTGCACTGCAAGACCTGTGACATCAAGGACCCTTCGCAGAACATCACCTGGGTGACGCCGGAAGGCGCTGGCGGCCCGACCTACCCGAACATGTAA
- a CDS encoding AraC family transcriptional regulator: MQLTRHLDANATLVSLIEPLALRDGYSQTGLPGVQVLRASCDVARGPHIYEPSLMIIAQGSKLAYLGPRTMEYGAGHYLIQALPVPFECETYALPDAPLLGVSVAIDRVLLGELVLAMGLAPGRHIPAQTPESMTSVVLDDDMRGCVERLLRCLHDPLECQILGPARVRELLFVALRGPQADVLRALVEQQGQFARIAASISHLHSHYTEPLNVETLAGCANMSVSTFHEHFKRSTLLSPVQYLKRLRLLKAQTLLIAEGLGVAQVAHRVGYQSTSQFSREYKRYFERSPGDERAA, translated from the coding sequence ATGCAATTGACCCGCCACCTTGACGCCAACGCCACCCTGGTTTCGCTGATCGAACCGCTGGCGCTGCGCGATGGTTACAGCCAGACCGGGCTGCCGGGCGTGCAGGTGTTGCGCGCCAGTTGCGATGTCGCCCGTGGCCCGCATATTTATGAACCGAGCCTGATGATCATCGCCCAGGGCAGTAAGCTCGCGTATCTGGGGCCGCGCACCATGGAGTACGGCGCTGGGCATTATCTGATTCAGGCGTTGCCGGTGCCGTTCGAGTGCGAAACCTATGCGTTACCGGACGCACCGTTGCTTGGCGTATCGGTGGCGATCGACCGGGTGCTGCTCGGTGAACTGGTGCTGGCCATGGGGCTGGCGCCGGGACGGCATATTCCGGCGCAGACACCGGAATCGATGACCTCGGTGGTGCTCGACGATGACATGCGCGGTTGCGTCGAGCGCCTGCTGCGTTGTCTGCACGATCCGCTGGAGTGCCAGATTCTGGGGCCGGCGCGGGTGCGTGAATTGTTGTTCGTCGCGTTGCGCGGACCTCAGGCCGATGTGTTGCGGGCATTGGTGGAGCAGCAGGGGCAGTTTGCCCGTATCGCGGCTTCGATCAGCCATTTGCACTCGCACTACACCGAGCCCTTGAACGTCGAGACATTGGCCGGTTGCGCGAACATGAGCGTTTCGACCTTTCACGAACACTTCAAACGCAGCACGCTGCTGTCGCCGGTGCAGTACTTGAAGCGTTTACGTTTGTTGAAGGCGCAGACGTTGTTGATCGCCGAGGGGCTGGGGGTTGCACAGGTGGCGCATCGGGTGGGGTATCAGAGCACGTCGCAGTTCAGTCGCGAGTACAAACGTTATTTCGAACGCAGTCCGGGGGATGAACGCGCGGCGTGA
- a CDS encoding NAD(P)-dependent alcohol dehydrogenase → MYTAIGYAAQTATTPLAPMKFERRSPRADDVAIEILYCGVCHSDIHQARNEWGIAVYPLMPGHEIVGKVTAVGANVTRHKVGDLVGVGCMVDSCRTCEACQSNLEQYCLEGPTMTYATPDRVDGSNTMGGYSDSIVVSEHFVVRIPEKLDLAAAAPILCAGITTYSPLKHYGVKAGDKVGILGMGGLGHMGIKFAKAMGAEVTLFTRSASKAEEGRRQGADHVIVSTDEEQMKAAAGRFDFLLDTIPVQHDLNPYLDTLRFDGVHILVGLIEPIDPPVHAAKLVLGRRVLAGSLIGGVAETQEVLDFCAEHNISCDIEMLDIRQINEAYARMIAGDVKYRFVIDMATLKL, encoded by the coding sequence ATGTACACCGCCATTGGCTACGCCGCTCAAACGGCCACCACTCCCCTCGCCCCGATGAAGTTCGAACGCCGCAGCCCACGGGCCGACGACGTCGCCATCGAAATCCTGTACTGCGGCGTCTGCCACTCCGACATCCATCAGGCGCGCAACGAGTGGGGCATCGCCGTTTACCCGTTGATGCCCGGCCACGAGATCGTCGGAAAAGTCACCGCCGTCGGTGCGAATGTCACCAGGCACAAGGTAGGCGATCTGGTCGGCGTCGGCTGCATGGTCGACTCCTGCCGGACCTGCGAAGCCTGCCAGTCGAACCTGGAGCAATACTGCCTCGAAGGACCGACCATGACTTATGCCACCCCGGATCGGGTCGATGGCAGCAACACCATGGGCGGTTATTCGGACAGCATCGTGGTCAGCGAGCACTTTGTGGTGCGCATCCCCGAGAAGCTGGATCTGGCAGCCGCCGCGCCGATTCTCTGCGCCGGCATCACCACCTATTCGCCGCTCAAGCACTATGGCGTGAAGGCCGGCGACAAGGTCGGGATCCTCGGCATGGGCGGCCTCGGCCATATGGGCATCAAGTTCGCCAAGGCCATGGGCGCTGAAGTGACGCTGTTCACCCGTTCGGCAAGCAAGGCTGAGGAAGGTCGTCGTCAGGGCGCCGATCACGTGATTGTCTCAACCGACGAGGAACAGATGAAAGCGGCGGCCGGTCGATTCGATTTCCTGCTGGACACCATTCCGGTGCAGCACGATCTGAACCCGTACCTCGATACCCTGCGCTTCGACGGCGTGCACATTCTGGTGGGCCTGATCGAACCGATCGATCCGCCGGTCCACGCCGCCAAACTGGTATTGGGCCGTCGCGTATTGGCCGGCTCGCTGATCGGTGGCGTCGCAGAAACCCAGGAAGTGCTGGATTTCTGCGCCGAGCACAACATCAGCTGCGACATCGAAATGCTCGATATCCGCCAGATCAACGAGGCTTACGCCCGCATGATTGCCGGTGATGTGAAGTACCGCTTCGTGATCGACATGGCGACCTTGAAGCTTTAA
- a CDS encoding IclR family transcriptional regulator: MQEDAPKTAKDAAPTGTQTLLRGLGVVQAVASGARDLKEIARLIGTTRSTTHRLASCLVDERYLRVVPQVGYLLGPKLIELGFQAREELPLVTLAGPYLDELSALTGDTVHLGIREGDEVLYLLKNPGRNGPEMRSRVGHRMPLARTGIGKALMLDDAPQDWQRLYDISLPAGGKSQFWPQHPQQSWEQLEQRMTEYVAGGYAFDLEDNEPSIRCVAAPIRDASKRIVAAISIASTVPYMPLEKMAELIPLIKGVTARLSAELGLKVQA; this comes from the coding sequence ATGCAGGAAGACGCCCCAAAAACCGCCAAGGACGCCGCGCCGACCGGCACCCAGACCCTGCTTCGCGGGTTGGGTGTGGTGCAGGCCGTCGCCAGTGGCGCCCGCGATCTCAAAGAGATCGCCCGCCTGATCGGCACCACGCGCAGCACCACCCATCGTCTGGCCAGTTGTCTGGTGGACGAACGTTACCTGCGCGTCGTGCCGCAAGTCGGTTATCTGCTGGGGCCGAAATTGATTGAGCTGGGTTTCCAGGCGCGCGAAGAGTTACCGCTGGTGACGTTGGCCGGGCCTTACCTGGACGAGTTGTCGGCGCTGACCGGCGATACCGTTCACCTGGGAATCCGTGAAGGCGACGAGGTGCTTTATCTGCTGAAGAATCCGGGGCGCAACGGCCCGGAAATGCGCTCGCGGGTCGGCCATCGCATGCCGCTGGCGCGCACCGGAATCGGCAAGGCGCTGATGCTGGATGACGCACCGCAGGACTGGCAGCGTCTGTACGACATCAGCCTGCCGGCGGGTGGGAAAAGTCAGTTCTGGCCGCAGCACCCTCAGCAGTCGTGGGAGCAGCTGGAGCAGCGGATGACCGAATACGTGGCCGGCGGCTACGCGTTCGACCTGGAAGACAACGAACCGTCGATCCGTTGCGTGGCGGCGCCGATCCGCGACGCGAGCAAGCGCATCGTCGCGGCCATCAGCATCGCCAGCACCGTGCCGTACATGCCGCTGGAGAAAATGGCCGAGCTGATTCCCCTGATCAAAGGGGTCACGGCCCGGCTCTCGGCTGAACTTGGTTTAAAAGTGCAGGCTTGA
- a CDS encoding MFS transporter, which yields MQPQTLTGQATLVTPSRKRFFIMVLLFITVVINYLDRSNLSIAAPALTTDLGIDPVHVGLIFSAFGWTYAAMQIPGGWLVDRVPPRILYSVALLLWSLATVMLGFAASFIALFVLRMAVGALEAPAYPINSRVVTTWFPERERATAIGFYTSGQFVGLAFLTPVLAWLQHEFGWHMVFVVTGAVGIVWAAIWYAVYREPRDFKGANQGEIDLIREGGGLVDIAAETAKVKAKFSWTDLGIVLSKRKLWGIYLGQFCLNSTLWFFLTWFPTYLVKYRGMDFIKSGLLASLPFLAAFIGVLCSGFFSDFLIRRGCTVGFARKLPIIGGLLISTSIIGANFVESTPLVIAFLALAFFGNGLASITWSLVSTLAPARLLGLTGGVFNFIGNLSAIATPIVIGFLASGDSFAPAITYIAVLALIGALSYVLLVGKVERIEL from the coding sequence ATGCAACCGCAAACCCTCACCGGGCAAGCGACGTTAGTCACGCCCAGCCGCAAACGATTTTTCATCATGGTGTTGCTGTTCATCACCGTGGTCATCAACTACCTCGACCGCAGCAACCTGTCGATTGCCGCCCCGGCACTGACGACGGATCTGGGCATCGACCCGGTGCACGTCGGGCTGATCTTCTCGGCGTTCGGCTGGACCTACGCCGCAATGCAGATCCCTGGCGGCTGGCTGGTGGACCGGGTGCCGCCGCGCATCCTTTATAGCGTCGCATTGCTGCTGTGGTCGCTGGCCACCGTGATGCTCGGTTTCGCCGCCAGTTTCATCGCGCTGTTTGTGCTGCGCATGGCGGTCGGTGCGCTGGAAGCGCCGGCCTATCCGATCAACAGCCGCGTGGTGACGACCTGGTTCCCCGAGCGTGAACGGGCTACGGCCATCGGTTTCTACACCTCCGGGCAGTTTGTCGGGCTGGCGTTTCTGACCCCGGTGCTGGCGTGGCTGCAACATGAATTTGGCTGGCACATGGTGTTTGTCGTGACCGGTGCGGTGGGCATCGTGTGGGCGGCGATCTGGTACGCGGTGTATCGCGAACCACGTGATTTCAAAGGTGCCAACCAAGGCGAAATCGACCTGATTCGCGAGGGCGGCGGCCTGGTGGATATCGCAGCCGAAACTGCCAAGGTGAAGGCGAAATTCAGCTGGACCGATCTCGGCATCGTCCTCAGCAAACGCAAGTTGTGGGGGATCTACCTCGGCCAGTTCTGCCTGAACTCGACGCTGTGGTTTTTCCTGACGTGGTTCCCGACCTATCTGGTGAAATATCGCGGCATGGACTTCATCAAGTCCGGCCTGCTGGCGTCGCTGCCGTTTCTCGCCGCGTTCATCGGCGTGCTGTGCTCCGGGTTCTTTTCCGACTTCCTGATTCGTCGTGGTTGCACCGTCGGGTTTGCGCGCAAGTTGCCGATCATTGGCGGGCTGCTGATTTCCACCTCGATCATCGGCGCCAACTTCGTTGAGTCGACGCCGCTGGTGATTGCCTTCCTGGCGTTGGCGTTTTTCGGCAACGGGCTGGCGTCGATCACCTGGTCGCTGGTCTCGACACTGGCACCGGCGCGCTTGCTGGGCTTGACCGGTGGGGTGTTCAATTTCATCGGCAATCTGTCGGCGATTGCCACGCCGATTGTCATCGGCTTCCTGGCCAGTGGTGATTCGTTCGCCCCGGCAATCACCTACATCGCGGTTCTGGCATTGATCGGTGCTTTGTCCTACGTGCTGCTGGTGGGCAAGGTCGAACGCATCGAGTTGTAG
- the dgoD gene encoding galactonate dehydratase yields the protein MKITKLTTFIVPPRWCFLKVETDEGVTGWGEPVVEGRAHTVAAAVEELSDYLIGKDPRNIEDIWTVLYRGGFYRGGAIHMSALAGIDQALWDIKGKALGVSVSDLLGGQVRDKIRVYSWIGGDRPADTARAAKEAVGRGFTAVKMNGTEELQFLDTFEKVDLALANVAAVRDAVGPNVGIGVDFHGRVHKPMAKVLMKELDPYKLMFIEEPVLSENYEALKELAPLTSTPIALGERLFSRWDFKRVLSEGYVDIIQPDASHAGGITETRKIANMAEAYDVALALHCPLGPIALAACLQLDAACYNAFIQEQSLGIHYNESNDLLDYVKDPQVFDYDKGFVKIPNGPGLGIEINEEYVIERAAVGHRWRNPIWRHADGSFAEW from the coding sequence ATGAAAATCACCAAACTCACCACCTTCATCGTCCCGCCGCGCTGGTGCTTCCTCAAGGTCGAAACCGACGAGGGCGTGACAGGTTGGGGCGAGCCCGTGGTCGAGGGCCGCGCCCACACGGTCGCCGCAGCGGTTGAGGAATTGTCCGACTACCTGATCGGCAAAGACCCACGCAACATTGAAGACATCTGGACCGTGCTGTATCGCGGCGGCTTCTACCGGGGCGGCGCAATCCATATGAGCGCACTGGCCGGCATCGACCAGGCGCTTTGGGACATCAAGGGCAAGGCCCTCGGTGTGTCGGTCAGCGATCTGCTTGGCGGTCAGGTGCGGGACAAGATCCGCGTGTATTCGTGGATCGGCGGCGACCGTCCGGCGGACACCGCGCGGGCCGCGAAAGAGGCGGTGGGCCGTGGTTTCACGGCGGTGAAAATGAACGGCACCGAAGAACTGCAATTTCTCGATACCTTCGAGAAAGTCGATCTGGCGCTGGCCAACGTTGCCGCCGTGCGCGATGCGGTCGGGCCGAACGTCGGCATCGGCGTCGACTTCCATGGCCGGGTGCACAAACCCATGGCCAAGGTGCTGATGAAGGAGCTCGACCCGTACAAGCTGATGTTCATCGAAGAGCCGGTGCTCAGCGAAAACTACGAAGCGCTGAAAGAACTGGCACCGCTGACCAGCACCCCGATTGCCCTCGGCGAGCGGCTGTTTTCGCGCTGGGACTTTAAACGGGTGTTGAGCGAAGGTTACGTCGACATCATCCAGCCGGATGCGTCCCACGCCGGCGGCATCACCGAGACCCGCAAGATTGCCAACATGGCCGAAGCCTACGACGTGGCGCTGGCACTGCATTGCCCGCTGGGGCCGATCGCGCTGGCGGCGTGCCTGCAACTGGACGCCGCTTGTTACAACGCGTTTATCCAGGAGCAGAGCCTGGGCATCCATTACAACGAGAGCAATGACCTGCTCGATTATGTGAAGGATCCGCAGGTGTTCGACTACGACAAAGGCTTTGTGAAAATCCCGAACGGCCCGGGACTGGGGATCGAGATCAACGAGGAATACGTCATCGAACGCGCGGCGGTCGGCCACCGCTGGCGCAATCCGATCTGGCGTCATGCCGATGGCAGTTTTGCCGAGTGGTGA
- a CDS encoding 2-dehydro-3-deoxy-6-phosphogalactonate aldolase has translation MLKQALAQNGLIAILRGLHPQEAAAVGEVLYAAGFRVIEVPLNSPAPYESIRTLRKTLPADCLIGAGTVLTPEQVERVKEAGGQVIVMPHSDAKVLRAAKAAGLYLSPGVATPTEAFAALEEGADILKLFPAEQMGPAVVKAWLAVLPVGTILAPVGGITPDNMQAFIDAGVKGFGLGSGLFKPGMTTEQVAANAKAYVAAWKALH, from the coding sequence ATGCTCAAGCAAGCACTGGCGCAAAACGGTCTGATCGCGATCCTGCGCGGCCTGCATCCGCAGGAAGCCGCCGCTGTCGGAGAAGTCCTGTATGCCGCCGGATTTCGCGTCATCGAAGTACCGCTCAATTCCCCCGCGCCGTACGAAAGCATTCGCACCCTGCGCAAGACCCTGCCCGCCGATTGCCTGATCGGTGCCGGCACGGTGCTGACCCCGGAACAGGTCGAACGGGTGAAGGAGGCTGGCGGCCAGGTCATTGTCATGCCCCACAGCGATGCCAAGGTGTTGCGGGCTGCAAAAGCGGCGGGGCTGTACCTGTCGCCGGGTGTTGCCACACCGACTGAAGCCTTCGCGGCACTGGAGGAGGGCGCGGACATTCTCAAGCTGTTCCCGGCCGAGCAGATGGGACCTGCGGTGGTGAAAGCCTGGCTGGCGGTGTTGCCGGTCGGGACGATTCTGGCGCCGGTCGGCGGCATCACGCCGGACAACATGCAGGCGTTCATCGACGCTGGCGTCAAAGGCTTCGGCCTCGGCTCCGGGCTGTTCAAACCGGGCATGACGACTGAGCAAGTGGCGGCCAATGCCAAGGCCTACGTGGCGGCCTGGAAAGCCCTTCACTAA